DNA sequence from the Larus michahellis chromosome Z, bLarMic1.1, whole genome shotgun sequence genome:
tcatcagcaagctggctgagggtgcactctgccccatcatccagatcattaaggAAGATGCTGAACAGCACTGGACCCCCTATTGACTCCTGAGGCacactgctagttactggcctctggactttgtgccactgatcaccaccctctgggctcATCTTTTATTAGCGCTCGTAGTCCATTCAGGGTATGTATATCATCACTGCTGCACTCCCCTACCGCCAGTAAGATTTCACACCTCACACGGGtgacaggcagagctggctgtggCTGCCAGACCTCCCGCCGACTTCCCTCTGCTAAGCGCTGTGCAAAGCACTGAACAGAACAGCACTCCCTAGCGTGCAGTGTAGCCTTCTGGCCGATTGTGATTCACCAAAGGcatcagtcagtcagtcagtcagctCGAAGTGAATCTTGGCTCGCTCTGCGCATTTCCTCCCTTGATGTGGTTTCTCCCAGTTCGCACAGGCCAGGCGGTACGGCCTATGCCGCCTGACGCGCAGCGAGCTACCACGGGGACTCCTCGGCACCGGATCATTCTCCCATAACGTTCCCGGCACCGACCGAAGAATTTGTGCCGTCACAGGCCCGGCCGCCGCTGAGCTCGGTCCCATGAAgggcccgtcccgtcccgtcccgctccCCTCGCTTCCCGCCAAAGCGCAGGCGCGGCGGAGGCTGCGCGCCCGCGCACGGCCCAGCGGCGCGTACGTCGCGCCTCCTCACAGGGTGAAGCGCTTTAGCGACAGCACCGCCGGCCAATGGAATTGACGGACCGTGCGGGAGGGGGCGGGATTTCCTGTCCAAGGGGAAGTGGGGTGAGGTAGGCGTGGGCCCGTGTCCGCAGCGGCGTCGGTGCTGCCGTTGCtatggccgccgccgccaccggcacgTCTCCGGCTGATAAAGAGAGGTAGCGTGGGCCCGGCCCTATGAGGCAGTGGCGTGCCTGCCCAGCTGCCGTCCCGCtcctgccgggggctgccggcagctTTCCGTGGAGCGGCGCGCGGCCGGGGGCGCGTTAGGCTGCAGCGGCGGTGAGGGGGCGGGCGGCTGCCCGAGTCCCCAGCGCCAGGCTGGCGGCCCGGGCGGCGAAGGGAGGTCGGGGCTCGGGACGGCGGGAGGCGGGTGAGGCCTGCGGCTGTGACAACAGTGCGTGTGGTGATACTGCAGTAACACGTCACGTAGGTCATCTAGGAAGGTTATTGCAGCAGGTGTGTGGCAGCGGGAGGTCTGTTCGGCAGTTTCTGAAGCTGGAGTGCTCGAAGCTGTGTTGTCCTGTCGTTCTTTTAATATATCGTTTCACTTAAAGCTCAGGAAAGGTAAACTGAGCCAGAGAAGGCATTGGTCAGTGTAGTATGTTGGTGGCTGTGAACGTCAGTAATATTCTGCTCTTTCCcatctcctttttcctttgcagaactCTGCCACTTACGCAGAAGTACTGGTTTGCTCATAAAGAGGACTGTAGTTAATAGGGGAAAATACCAGCGAAAAGGTACTTAGGGGGAGAAGAGTAGCAGAAGCTCATCTCAGAGCTGAGGTGACAGTGGCTAGTTTTAGAGGCAACAAGAAATGTTTCCTGGGAGGCAGTAAGGATCAGTGATCCTTAACAGTCTCCAACCAGCTGAACATTAGTCTGCTCCAGGTTATTTGCTCACTTTCTGCTTCCCTGTCTTCTTACGCAGTCATAGCTCCTTATTCACATGTAGGCATTCTTCAGTCTCCGTGTAGGCCTCAGATAGTTGGTTTTCTTTATTGTCTAGTAAGAGGAATAATTGAAGTTCCATCACTTTTGTCCCCTGTATGTTCTTGACAGGTTTGAATCTACTGAAAAATCTTAACTTTTTAAGCTCAGTTTTTCAGAGGCTTAATAACTTACACAAATCTGGGTGGTTCTGTGTGTGaatggaggggggcggggggaaggcaaATCCATAGCCAAAAAAAACCTTGCTTTTTGCTTCTATCAAGAACTTAGCAATTAGCGTACTGGAAACcttctttaattcttttcatGGAAATGTGTATCTTTCCTTCTAGGTTTCAGGAGTTTAAGAAAAGGGTCGAAACACTCTCTTTCAGCCTACTTTTTTTCTCAAGATAGATAGCGCCGTCCTTTCTACATGCTGTGCCCCAAAAAGTAGAGTTATGCAAGGAACACTTCAGCCAAATAGTCGTGCAGTGTCCTGAATAAAGCAAAAAGGAGTTTGCAATGCCCTTACTAATTCATCCAGGGAAAATAAATGGTTGTTCTAAGCTGCTGTGAGAACTTTTGTGTCGTAGCCATGAGgtctattttttgttttactaggAAACTACTGCATAAACAGTCAAGGAGTTGATACTACTTACTTAAAGtcactattttctctttttagattCATCTGCATTTATCCAGCATATTTGAATAACAAGAAGACAATAGCAGAAGGAAGAAGGATACCTATAGACAAAGTAATTTTGTGTGTGGTGGGGAAATGTGATGTTTTGTTATGCTATGCAGTAATGTGTAGAGAGttagaaaataaatctcaaagcTGTTGATTTTTCCTGTGGCCCATGGCAAGTAGCTCAATAGCTGGAAATTACAGTGTATTCGAAGATAACCTAGTGTCAGCATATGAATTTGGTAGAAGAGCACTGGGTTTAAGTGTCTGCTTTCATGTGAACAGCACCTTTGGCAATCAGTGATGAAGAAAATTTATGAAGTTATGAGAAACTTAATGCATTTAGCCACCTACATAAGTAGTTTGCCAAATGTGAAAGTGGTGCAGAAAAGAATAGGTAGCTAACGATTGTTTTTTGGTGACTGACTATATATGCCTATATTCTGTACCCTGTCCCCTTTGCTGCTGTCAAAGATAGAACTTTAAAGTGCACGTGGCATCTAGACTTGGTAGTTGATGTTGCTTTTAATCTGCCCAGAAATAGTTTTTGATCATCTCACTTCTTTATAATATTGTTAACAAGGACTCATGGGAATTTAAAGGGCTTTTCTCACTGCTtagcgttggggtttttttctgatagtaGTTTAAAATCTTTCTTGAGTAAGCAAGTTGCCAATCAAAGATCTGTCTATGGGAGGAATCTGCTGTGCTTAGAAGGTTTctattcttttctccttcagttcTTGCTGTAAGTTTGCTGTTGCTGATTtctggcttttgggtttttttgtaaatacagTAAATGCTATTTCATTTCAGTTACTCTTTCTGAGTAATTATTTCACTTGTTCCCCTGTCTCACTGTTTCCTATTTTACTGATAtcttatctctttttctttttttttcatgttttctagaCTGTAGGAGCACTCACAGATGACTTCTACGGTAGATTTGTCATTATTTGAAGTACCTCCTCTTTCCCCATCTGCTTTTTCTAGTTATAGAGTGTAGGGTGGGAAACTGCTAACTATTGCTGTATAGGTAGTTCgtcattgaaaaataattaactgtAACACATTGTTTCAACAGGCTGTTGAAAATCCGACATCTACAGAAATCCAAGATGTATGTGCAGCAGTTGGATTCAATGTGCTATtagaggtaattaaaaaaaaaagacacagcaaaAAACCACTACAGACTTGGTATGTgtctctatttttctttcattatatcTTTTCTTACAGACAGGATAAATTACAATTGGAAGTTTCTTTAATCAACCAAGACGTTTCCTTGCTTTGAGTAATAACTGACGATAATGATGGAGTAAATGTAATGAAGTAAAACTGTATGCACAGCAGAAATAACCCAGATTTCTGAGACAACACGACTTTTAAGCTTATAAAGAGATTACTTTTATTTAACTATCCTTCTGAGAAGACTATCCTAGATGCTTAAAAGTGTGTCAGAATAAAAGGTGATTTTGCAAGCTGCAACTGCAAATTAAGCTTTTGAAAAggcatatttttaatgaaagtttgTTACCTTTTGGAATGAGTGTCCTATAGGAATAGGATTCTGATGCTTGAAGTCTTCGGAGTCCTTTGGAGTTATGTTTTAACCAgagaatgttaattttttttactccaatacctgcttgctttttaaatggTTGAAGTTGGTTACTTTTTTCTTAGGGAATGAGTCTGGGTTTCTGGGGAGGTAACTATTCGCAATTGGTTTTCTGAAGTAACtagtaatttaaaatactgttaaattttctaagaaaaatttaGATCCTCATCTAAGAGTGTGACTGGTATCCAAAAAACCAGTACAAAATGactttgcttttcagaagccAAATATATTCCTATTAGTGTACACCAGCCTGTGAAACCTGtaacattttaacaaaaatagaGGCTATGAGTATCCAAAAGCAGTAGGCCTCAGACCGTGATGTATGACATACTGTCTCTAGGTGACCAGAAGGGATTGTGGCAGTGGAGATGAAACAAAAAACGGTGTCGGTTGGTCTAGACTGATGGGGAAGTAGAACAGTCCCTGTAGCAGCAGGTTACTCGCTAAATTGTTCAGTACCAGTAGCTGGTTGCAGCAGTGCTTCTGAAAAAGTTACACGATAGCTTTCGATACTACTGCAATGGCTAAATGGTGGATGACACTGTTAGAGAGCTAGGGTTATGGTTTACATCTGTTCATAATTCCAGGCTGCTGTGACTTAGATCAGTTTGCAGAAAATTATTCCagtatttattataattttctccttttgtatgacagaaaaataagatgTATCCTAGAGAGTGGAACAGAGATGTGCAGTACAGAGGTAGAGTACGAATCCAGCTCAAACAAGATGATGGCAACCCATGTTTACCTCAGTTTCCAACGCGTGAGTAGAGTACATGGGTTAGGCACTTTATCTGTTAATAAAACAGactgtttattttgttgtgttaCCAGATTGTTTAATTAGTTTTACTATTATAAATTTTACAAC
Encoded proteins:
- the SRP19 gene encoding signal recognition particle 19 kDa protein translates to MAAAATGTSPADKERFICIYPAYLNNKKTIAEGRRIPIDKAVENPTSTEIQDVCAAVGFNVLLEKNKMYPREWNRDVQYRGRVRIQLKQDDGNPCLPQFPTRKSVMLYAAETIPKLKTRTQKMGGSDQSVQQGEGGKKGKGKKKK